In Oncorhynchus kisutch isolate 150728-3 linkage group LG7, Okis_V2, whole genome shotgun sequence, one DNA window encodes the following:
- the LOC109884466 gene encoding arginase-2, mitochondrial-like — protein MTLRGPLCRLLRTQLNNTCQSRAHSVAVLGAPFSKGQKRGGVENGPKAIRDAGLIERLSHLDYPVHDFGDLSFQHLEKDEPYMHVPFPRTVGRANKLLSGAVSNAVGAGHTTIMLGGDHSLAIGSVEGHAKQRPDLCLIWVDAHADINTPFTSPSGNLHGQSVAFMLKELQNKMPELPGFSWVKPFLSAKDLVYIGLRDVDPGEYDILKDLGVQYFTMRDIDRLGIQRVMEVTFDHLLSRKQRPIHLSFDIDAMDPSLAPATGTPVNGGLTYREGIWITEEIHNTGLLSVMDLVEVNPDLGASREAVESTASMAVDVIASALGQTREGGPITQESQTLKEDTEQLRL, from the exons ATGACTTTAAGAGGGCCACTGTGTCGTCTCCTACGGACGCAACTCAACAATACCTGTCAGAGCAGAGCGCATTCTGTGGCTGTTTTAGGAGCACCATTCTCAAAAGGACAG AAAAGGGGAGGGGTGGAAAATGGACCCAAAGCCATCAGAGATGCTGGTCTGATCGAGAGACTTTCACATCTGG ATTACCCAGTGCATGACTTCGGAGACCTGAGCTTCCAGCATCTGGAGAAGGATGAGCCTTACATGCACGTCCCCTTCCCTCGCACTGTGGGCAGAGCTAACAAACTGCTGTCAGGGGCCGTCAGCAACGCGGTGGGAGCCGGACACACTACCATCATgctgggaggagaccacag CCTGGCCATTGGTTCAGTGGAAGGCCACGCCAAGCAGCGTCCTGACCTGTGTCTGATCTGGGTCGACGCCCACGCTGACATAAACACGCCCTTCACCTCTCCCTCAGGCAACCTCCACGGACAGTCGGTGGCCTTCATGCTCAAAGAGCTGCAGAACAAG ATGCCAGAGCTCCCAGGCTTCTCCTGGGTGAAGCCCTTCCTGTCGGCTAAAGACCTGGTCTACATTGGCCTGAGAGACGTAGACCCGGGAGAGTA CGACATACTGAAGGACTTGGGTGTCCAGTACTTCACAATGAGAGACATCGACAGGCTCGGCATCCAGAGAGTCATGGAAGTCACTTTCGACCACCTCTTGTCAAG GAAGCAGCGGCCGATCCATCTGAGTTTTGACATTGATGCGATGGACCCGTCTTTGGCCCCAGCCACAGGAACACCAGTGAACGGAGGTCTGACTTACAGAGAAGGAATCTGGATCACAGAGGAGATCCACAACACAG GGTTGTTGTCAGTGATGGACCTTGTTGAGGTCAACCCAGACCTGGGGGCGAGTCGTGAGGCGGTGGAGAGCACTGCTTCCATGGCGGTGGACGTCATCGCATCCGCCCTAGGGCAGACTCGCGAGGGAGGTCCCATCACTCAGGAGTCACAAACGCTTAAAGAGGATACGGAACAGCTCCGGCTCTAG